Proteins encoded within one genomic window of Brassica rapa cultivar Chiifu-401-42 chromosome A09, CAAS_Brap_v3.01, whole genome shotgun sequence:
- the LOC103838854 gene encoding uncharacterized protein LOC103838854: protein MSTESELEEPASTDQEEAASTKQDEAASTEPEFIVTTPTFPERLFTRNCYPGKPRLNIYSKASIIGSLVKLLRGSPEMNCLLGSQFGALFHLPVSRCSNSAKLVHSLLSRQLVTMRLYELWFLFADKPIRFSLREFGDITGLKCEPEREKVGNGSESSDATPGRMWKELFETEDEDVTVPDVLRMLEQPSLPEWKRLPLALIALVDGLLVCGHKLLRLTPAYVEMLEDTRSFLQYPWGREAFVSTLSRLTPPQPSDPSKKDKSLSVMRLRLKQQSTACYGFPLALQLFAFKAIPSLLEKIPEPNKTTSFLQEPEGCDSTNALLNFEDILLVETQTEVIVTYSIPDEGGDPKWKKEVIDPRIDNLVRRMREGHKFKATDFRGGDSSLPPLKPAEKAEGVGVKKKCQKPSRRFGKACDEPGSSTQSPQRPIRPRRGICKQAEPGNLSDKEQELKEWIRVELKTQLGVG from the exons ATGAGCACGGAGTCCGAACTAGAGGAACCTGCATCCACCGACCAAGAAGAAGCTGCATCCACTAAACAAGACGAAGCTGCATCCACCGAGCCGGAATTTATTGTCACCACGCCGACTTTCCCGGAAAGACTGTTCACACGTAATTGCTATCCTGGCAAACCTCGACTGAACATCTATTCAAAGGCGAGTATCATTGGATCGTTAGTGAAGTTACTAAGAGGCTCCCCTGAAATGAATTGTCTCCTAGGAAGTCAGTTTGGAGCTCTGTTCCACTTACCTGTATCGCGCTGCTCAAACTCTGCGAAGCTTGTACATTCTCTCCTCAGCCGTCAGCTGGTTACGATGCGCCTATATGAGCTCTGGTTCTTGTTTGCAGACAAGCCAATACGCTTTTCTCTGCGTGAGTTTGGAGACATCACGGGGCTGAAATGCGAGCCTGAAAGGGAAAAAGTTGGAAACGGGTCAGAATCTAGCGATGCCACACCTGGACGTATGTGGAAAGAGTTGTTTGAAACTGAAGATGAAGACGTGACTGTACCAGATGTTCTTCGTATGCTTGAACAGCCTAGTCTTCCTGAGTGGAAGCGGTTGCCACTAGCTCTCATTGCGCTTGTAGATGGGCTCCTGGTTTGTGGTCACAAACTTCTTCGTTTGACGCCTGCTTACGTCGAGATGCTGGAAGACACCAGATCATTTCTTCAATATCCATGGGGGAGAGAGGCATTCGTCAGCACTCTGTCTAGATTGACACCACCTCAACCTTCTGATCCTTCTAAAAAGGATAAATCCCTTTCGGTCATGCGCCTTCGTTTGAAACAGCAGTCAACAGCGTGTTATGGGTTCCCTCTGGCGCTGCAACTTTTTGCTTTTAAAGCTATCCCCTCATTGCTTGAGAAAATTCCCGAACCTAATAAAACCACTTCTTTCTTGCAAGAACCAGAAGGATGCGACTCAACAAATGCACTTCTGAATTTTGAAGACATACTTCTGGTAGAAACCCAAACTGAG GTTATTGTTACGTATTCAATCCCAGATGAAGGTGGGGATCCAAAGTGGAAGAAAGAAGTAATCGATCCCCGAATAGATAACTTAGTTCGTCGAATGCGGGAAGGGCACAAGTTCAAAGCAACTGACTTTAGAGGAGGTGATTCATCGCTTCCACCTCTGAAGCCAGCTGAAAAGGCTGAAGGTGTCGGTGTCAAAAAGAAGTGTCAAAAGCCGTCGAGGCGGTTTGGGAAAGCCTGTGATGAACCTGGAAGTTCGACTCAGTCGCCTCAGCGTCCTATTCGACCTCGTCGTGGGATATGTAAACAGGCTGAACCAGGAAACTTATCAGATAAGGAGCAAGAGCTGAAAGAGTGGATACGAGTTGAACTGAAAACCCAGTTGG GTGTGGGATGA
- the LOC117128186 gene encoding glutathione S-transferase T3-like translates to MVRSLLTVLNFLNYLTTTFFHSCFLNQTSLRFLSGLSYIISFVVIVMDSRNPLNPYGQSPSLVGLLKSQNYPYESYQAGVHFGESQQSSEIPPFSSQETETPVGSNKERKKWTPADDEVIISAWINTSKDPVVGNSQKLGTFWSRVGEYYAVSPHAVQSGDPREHLNIKQRWHKINDFTNKFCAAYAAAERQITSGQSENDVFKVAHDIYFADHKKKFTLEHAWCLLRFEQKWLSLNTPRPSGTSKRKGCETPCQSTNTTAADDEVRPEGIKAAKAKRNTGKGKSVAEYATIMDMKREDWEMKKDDLDRKERLSKLAILDTLLAKTEPLNVAEEVVKNKLLNLLF, encoded by the coding sequence ATGGTTAGGTCATTACTGACCGTCCTTAACTTTCTCAACTATTTAACAACCACCTTCTTTCACTCTTGTTTTCTAAATCAAACTAGTCTCCGGTTTCTATCGGGTCTCTCTTATATAATCTCTTTTGTTGTAATCGTTATGGATTCAAGGAATCCATTGAATCCATATGGTCAGTCCCCTAGTTTAGTCGGCCTCCTTAAAAGTCAGAACTATCCTTATGAAAGTTACCAAGCGGGTGTCCACTTTGGAGAATCACAACAGTCATCAGAGATCCCTCCTTTTAGTTCACAAGAAACCGAGACACCAGTGGGCTCTAATAAGGAGAGAAAGAAGTGGACACCAGCTGATGACGAGGTTATAATCAGCGCTTGGATAAACACGTCTAAGGACCCGGTTGTAGGAAATTCACAGAAGCTAGGGACTTTCTGGTCCCGAGTTGGTGAATATTATGCTGTATCTCCACATGCAGTACAGAGTGGTGACCCAAGAGAGCATCTCAATATAAAGCAGAGGTGGCACAAGATTAACGATTTCACTAACAAGTTTTGTGCTGCATATGCAGCAGCAGAGAGACAGATCACCTCTGGTCAAAGTGAGAACGATGTTTTCAAGGTCGCGCACGACATCTACTTCGCTGATCACAAGAAGAAATTTACTCTAGAGCATGCGTGGTGTCTTCTGAGGTTTGAACAAAAGTGGCTAAGCCTCAACACTCCTAGACCGAGTGGTACTTCTAAACGAAAAGGTTGTGAGACTCCTTGTCAGAGTACAAACACGACTGCTGCTGATGATGAGGTCCGGCCTGAAGGTATAAAGGCGGCTAAGGCTAAAAGGAACACGGGTAAAGGAAAGTCAGTGGCTGAGTATGCAACAATTATGGATATGAAGAGGGAAGATTGGGAGATGAAGAAGGATGATTTGGATAGGAAGGAGAGACTATCAAAGCTCGCTATTCTAGACACTCTCTTAGCCAAAACAGAACCACTGAATGTGGCTGAAGAAGTTGTCAAGAATAAGCTACTAAACCTGTTGTTCTGA
- the LOC108869636 gene encoding uncharacterized mitochondrial protein AtMg00810-like, producing the protein MKECKPCATLVGLKAKLSDKEGKAVDNPTEYRSMAGALQYLTFTRPDISYAVQQICLFMHDPREPHLVALKRVLRYLQGTKQLGLQLLKHQKMSMTVYSDADWAGCPSTRRSTSGFCIYLGDNLISWSAKRQPTVSRSSAEADYKGVANAVADACWLCNLLLEMDFHIPQATIVYCDNISAVYLSSILVQHQRTKHIEIDIHFVREKVQWVKYVCYTFHLSSNMPIFLQKAFPQHSSTTFAQVLAWLRGNIRYLEYAIYSVSVR; encoded by the coding sequence ATGAAAGAATGCAAGCCATGTGCTACTCTTGTTGGCTTGAAGGCTAAGCTAAGTGATAAAGAAGGCAAAGCTGTCGACAATCCAACCGAGTATAGGAGCATGGCAGGAGCTCTCCAATATCTCACATTCACACGCCCTGACATCTCTTACGCAGTTCAGCAGATATGCCTTTTCATGCATGACCCGCGCGAACCTCATCTTGTTGCTCTGAAGCGAGTGCTACGGTACCTTCAAGGAACAAAACAACTTGGTCTTCAGCTTTTGAAACACCAGAAGATGTCAATGACGGTGTACTCGGACGCCGATTGGGCAGGCTGTCCATCAACAAGAAGATCAACATCAGGCTTTTGTATCTATCTTGGTGACAACCTCATCTCCTGGTCTGCAAAACGTCAGCCAACGGTGTCACGATCAAGCGCTGAAGCAGATTACAAGGGTGTAGCAAACGCGGTGGCAGATGCTTGTTGGCTTTGTAACCTTCTTCTCGAAATGGACTTTCACATTCCTCAAGCCACAATCGTATACTGCGACAACATTAGTGCGGTATACTTGTCGTCTATTCTGGTGCAACATCAACGTACCAAGCACATCGAGATAGATATCCATTTCGTCAGAGAGAAGGTCCAATGGGTCAAGTACGTGTGCTACACGTTCCATCTGAGCTCCAATATGCCGATATTTTTACAAAAGGCCTTCCCACAACACTCTTCAACAACTTTCGCTCAAGTCTTGGCGTGGCTGCGGGGGAATATTAGATACCTAGAATATGCTATATATTCTGTATCAGTACGTTAA